One genomic region from Pyxicephalus adspersus chromosome 1, UCB_Pads_2.0, whole genome shotgun sequence encodes:
- the LOC140337816 gene encoding OX-2 membrane glycoprotein-like, which translates to WHKETGNFTGPVATYSKLYRERILGYLKNRTTQYTVDNLNLSAITISPVTLEDHGCFKCIFNVYQIGANSGTVCLDVYGSFVVITNAKQAATVGGKVTLQCHLQASHPNVFQITWQKETGNFTGPVATYSKLYRERILGYLKNRTTQYTVDNLNLSAITISPVTLEDQGCFKCIFNVYQIGANSGTVCLDVYERNISEPILEKHQVRSQDSSEKLQVVTCSATGKPAPQISWNTTAGLTITSQMYTIKNPNGTETTISNFTHKVTENRDEKVICVVSHPTLHSDIYLSTFLDDTSKLSH; encoded by the exons TGGCACAAGGAGACGGGCAACTTCACCGGGCCGGTAGCTACCTATAGCAAATTGTACAGGGAGAGGATACTGGGATACTTAAAAAACCGTACTACACAATATACGGTGGACAATCTCAATCTGTCTGCCATTACCATCAGCCCAGTGACCTTGGAAGATCATGGGTGctttaaatgtatctttaatGTATATCAAATTGGAGCAAACTCTGGAACAGTCTGTCTCGATGTCTATG GTTCATTCGTTGTAATAACCAATGCAAAGCAAGCAGCAACAGTTGGGGGCAAAGTAACACTGCAATGCCATCTGCAAGCCAGCCATCCAAATGTCTTCCAAATCACATGGCAGAAGGAGACGGGCAACTTCACTGGGCCGGTAGCTACCTATAGCAAATTGTACAGGGAGAGGATACTGGGATACTTAAAAAATCGCACTACACAATATACGGTGGACAATCTCAATCTGTCTGCCATTACCATCAGCCCAGTGACCTTGGAAGATCAGGGGTGctttaaatgtatctttaatGTATATCAAATTGGAGCAAACTCTGGAACAGTCTGTCTGGATGTCTATG AAAGAAATATATCAGAGCCTATTTTGGAAAAACATCAGGTCAGATCTCAGGATAGCTCAGAGAAGTTGCAAGTTGTCACCTGCTCAGCTACCGGCAAGCCAGCCCCCCAAATCTCATGGAACACTACAGCTGGTTTGACAATTACATCTCAGATGTACACCATTAAAAACCCAAATGGAACAGAGACCACCATAAGTAACTTTACTCACAAAGTTACTGAGAACCGGGACGAAAAAGTGATCTGTGTAGTGAGTCACCCAACCCTCCACTCCGACATATACCTCTCCACATTCCTAGATGACACAAGTAAGTTATCTCATTGA